From a single Nostoc sp. MS1 genomic region:
- a CDS encoding 2-isopropylmalate synthase: protein MSMESTADRVIIFDTTLRDGEQSPGATLNVEEKLAIAHQLALLGVDVIEAGFAVTSSGDFQAVKTIAEKVGTPDGPVICSLARAVRQDIQVAAEALKGAARRRIHTFIATSDIHLQYQLKKSRSEVLAIAEEMVAYAKLFVDDVEFSPMDASRTEREFLYQVLERAIAAGATTINIPDTVGYCTPKEMGNLIQGIRQNVANIDQVILSIHTQNDLGLATANALAAIENGVRQVECTINGIGERAGNAALEEIVMALQVRKHYFNPYFGRVVDSDVPLTNIKTQEIYRTSSLVSQLTGMLIQPNKAIVGANAFAHESGIHQDGVIKHRQTYEIMEAASIGLPENKIVLGKHSGRNAFRTRLKELGFELGEAELNKAFNRFKEVADKKKEMSDLDLEAIVRDETQIQVDSGFQIEHVQVICGDCTCPTATITIVTPDGKIITDASVGTGPVDAVYQAINRLVQIPNQLIEFSVQSVTGGIDALGTVTIRLEYQGQIFSGQASDTDIVVAAAYAYINAVNRLYRYLETQKSVLVTS, encoded by the coding sequence ATGAGTATGGAATCCACAGCAGATAGAGTTATCATCTTCGACACCACCCTGAGAGATGGCGAACAGTCTCCAGGTGCAACCCTCAATGTAGAAGAAAAGCTAGCGATCGCTCATCAACTGGCTCTCTTAGGTGTAGATGTAATAGAAGCTGGTTTTGCTGTGACTAGTTCTGGGGATTTTCAAGCGGTGAAAACCATTGCTGAAAAAGTCGGAACCCCTGATGGCCCAGTGATTTGTAGTTTGGCAAGAGCGGTACGCCAAGATATTCAAGTCGCCGCCGAGGCTTTGAAAGGTGCAGCGCGTCGGCGCATCCACACATTTATTGCCACCTCGGATATTCACCTGCAATATCAGTTGAAAAAATCTCGTAGCGAAGTATTGGCGATCGCAGAGGAAATGGTTGCCTATGCGAAATTGTTTGTAGATGATGTAGAATTTTCGCCAATGGATGCCAGCCGTACCGAAAGAGAGTTTTTGTATCAGGTATTGGAGAGGGCGATCGCCGCAGGTGCAACTACAATTAATATTCCTGACACTGTTGGTTACTGCACACCCAAGGAAATGGGTAATTTAATTCAAGGGATTCGCCAAAACGTCGCCAATATTGACCAAGTAATTTTGTCAATTCACACACAAAATGATTTAGGTTTGGCAACAGCCAACGCTTTGGCAGCAATTGAAAACGGTGTGCGTCAGGTAGAGTGTACGATTAATGGTATTGGCGAACGAGCGGGAAATGCAGCCTTAGAAGAAATTGTTATGGCTTTACAGGTTCGCAAACATTATTTCAATCCCTATTTTGGGCGTGTAGTAGATAGTGATGTACCCTTAACCAATATCAAAACCCAGGAAATTTATAGAACTTCCTCCTTGGTTTCCCAATTAACAGGGATGCTGATTCAACCGAATAAAGCGATCGTTGGTGCTAACGCTTTCGCCCATGAATCGGGGATTCATCAAGATGGGGTAATTAAGCATCGTCAGACTTACGAAATTATGGAAGCTGCATCTATTGGCTTGCCAGAAAACAAGATTGTCTTAGGTAAGCACTCTGGTAGAAATGCTTTTCGGACTCGGTTGAAAGAATTAGGTTTTGAATTGGGCGAGGCGGAATTAAATAAAGCCTTCAATCGGTTTAAAGAAGTCGCCGATAAGAAAAAAGAAATGTCGGATTTGGATTTAGAGGCGATAGTCAGAGATGAAACCCAAATTCAAGTAGACAGTGGTTTTCAGATAGAACACGTACAGGTAATTTGCGGTGACTGTACTTGTCCGACTGCAACTATCACTATTGTCACCCCTGACGGCAAAATTATCACCGATGCCAGTGTGGGTACAGGCCCAGTAGATGCGGTGTACCAAGCTATTAATCGCTTAGTGCAGATTCCTAATCAATTGATTGAGTTTTCTGTGCAGTCGGTGACGGGTGGAATTGATGCACTGGGAACGGTAACAATTCGCTTAGAATATCAAGGGCAAATATTCTCTGGACAAGCATCTGATACTGATATTGTAGTGGCGGCTGCTTATGCTTATATCAATGCTGTCAATCGTCTTTATCGGTATTTGGAAACGCAGAAGTCGGTTTTGGTAACTTCTTAA
- a CDS encoding IS1380 family transposase translates to MTPTFTDITPKQFKFSGEKSHPIVVNFQGGTVTSDAGLSLIAEIDRKLEITSKFAQCFQDYRQPNRVDHSVESLIKQRIYGLVMGYEDLNDHEELRHDPMFALAVLKTIGIEDEPAILAGKSTLNRLEHCPEEIEQGVDSRYHKIGHSRSEIESLFVKIFLESYAKEPRQIILDLDVTDDLVHGNQEQVFFNTYYGGYCYAPLYIFCGKHLLASKLRPSNVDPAFGALSELQRVIKQIRQQWKNVEILVRGDSAYSRDDIMRWCESQPGLDYVFGLAQNSRLIGMTTTTQNRASLEFEQKLSTVVSFLETVFQPDEQLPSLAEDLIDNSIWYKSLDYQTRESWSRSRRVVCKVEYGTKGAKIRFVVTSLATNKVPPSQLYKQKYCQRGEMENRFKEQQLELFSDRTSTHTFAGNQLRLWFSSVAYVLMNALRQKCLAKTELQNATVGTIRTKLLKLGALITISTRRILIAITSSCPYKHIFATAHRRLKMLPNTA, encoded by the coding sequence ATGACCCCGACTTTCACAGATATTACACCAAAACAATTCAAATTCTCCGGGGAAAAATCACACCCGATTGTAGTTAATTTTCAGGGTGGGACGGTAACATCGGATGCAGGATTAAGCTTAATTGCGGAAATAGACAGAAAATTAGAAATCACATCAAAATTTGCACAGTGTTTCCAAGATTACCGTCAGCCAAATCGAGTTGACCATTCAGTAGAGAGTTTAATTAAACAACGTATATACGGGTTAGTCATGGGATATGAAGACTTAAATGACCACGAGGAATTACGTCATGACCCGATGTTTGCTCTAGCAGTCTTAAAAACAATTGGAATAGAGGATGAGCCTGCAATATTGGCAGGAAAAAGTACATTAAACCGACTGGAACATTGCCCTGAAGAGATAGAACAAGGAGTAGACAGTCGTTATCATAAAATCGGGCATTCTCGATCAGAGATTGAAAGTTTATTTGTCAAAATATTTCTAGAATCTTACGCCAAAGAGCCAAGACAAATTATTTTGGATTTAGATGTAACTGATGACTTAGTACACGGCAATCAGGAGCAAGTTTTCTTCAATACTTATTATGGGGGATACTGCTATGCTCCACTGTATATATTTTGTGGAAAACATCTGTTAGCATCCAAACTTCGCCCTTCAAATGTAGACCCAGCATTTGGGGCATTATCAGAACTACAGAGAGTGATTAAACAAATACGTCAACAATGGAAGAATGTTGAGATTTTAGTACGTGGAGATAGTGCCTATTCTAGGGACGATATCATGAGGTGGTGTGAATCACAGCCCGGTTTAGATTATGTTTTTGGATTGGCGCAAAATAGTCGTTTAATTGGGATGACTACGACGACTCAAAATAGAGCCTCGCTTGAGTTTGAGCAAAAACTATCAACAGTAGTTTCATTTTTAGAAACAGTATTTCAGCCAGATGAACAACTTCCTTCGCTTGCGGAAGATTTGATTGATAACTCAATTTGGTACAAGTCTTTAGACTATCAAACCCGTGAATCTTGGAGTCGTAGTCGTCGTGTTGTTTGTAAGGTTGAATATGGGACGAAGGGAGCTAAAATTCGTTTTGTTGTAACTTCTTTAGCTACTAATAAAGTACCTCCTAGTCAACTGTATAAACAAAAATATTGTCAGCGAGGGGAGATGGAAAATCGCTTTAAAGAACAACAATTAGAACTTTTTAGTGATAGAACAAGCACCCACACGTTTGCGGGAAATCAATTACGTCTGTGGTTTTCTTCTGTTGCTTACGTTTTGATGAATGCGTTGCGTCAAAAATGTTTAGCTAAAACTGAATTACAAAATGCCACTGTTGGAACTATTCGTACCAAGTTATTGAAGTTAGGAGCTTTAATTACTATAAGTACACGCCGTATTTTAATTGCAATTACTAGTTCTTGTCCATACAAACATATATTTGCTACTGCTCATAGACGTTTAAAAATGCTCCCTAATACTGCTTAA
- a CDS encoding response regulator yields the protein MKASDLALSEKFDITNCDREPIHIPGLIQPHGVLIVLQEPELKIIQVSENTNAFFGLSAESLIGKHLSYLISPEQVSKIQSFFTQENQVLIQLLKINHQILNSNHEIAELLKSVFFLSIIHRCEGVLILELEPQVSKATSNYLENYQVLEKAVNNIRNSKTLAELYENITHELRQITQFDRVVIYKFEADNSGVIIAEDKQSHLDSYLGLHYPASDIPAQARRLYYQKWLRLIPDVNYQPVQLIPTNNPLTGTPLDLSDAVLRSVSPLHIEYLQNMGVAATVCVSLINENRLWGLIACHHYTPKNVDYEVRKVCEFIGKFASVELLNQQERSLYSYRQQVKLIQEQLRQALSDDSEYIGGVFKRNETNLLNLVQAQGAAILLAGQLTLLGVTPTVSDTQAIVSWLMSQNTQEIIYTDSLPQLYPKAGDFKDKACGLLAISIVLNHSSYHIIWFRAEQIHTVNWAGNPHKPVTIDPDNSLRLSPRKSFELWKETVKDKSLPWQHFDIEVAHEMKNNLMLAALEFSHTALKQAAEHAEIANRAKSQFLAKMSHELRTPLNAILGFTQLIARNQSLSHEDRENLDIISRSGEHLLGLINDVLEMSKIEAGQLTLNENYFDLHRLLYSIREMFALKAAEKGLYLSIYLSPEVNQYVCGDENKLSQILINLIGNAIKFTVIGHVALKVYYPPDCAVSTGKVIIEFEVEDTGLGIDSEDIELIFDAFVQAKSGRQFTQGTGLGLPISRQFARLMGGEVTVKSILNQGTTFTCRIQLTVAETVDVLPLAQITRRVIGLEPGQPHYRILIVEDIQENRQLMVKLLESVGFEVCAAENGLQALNICKEWQPHLIWMDIQMPVLNGYEATNQIRAMPQGKNIAIIALTANVFEEDRKAVLKVGFDDFVAKPFEETTLFDKMSDCLGVRYIYAESSPQKLPEPKKISLQLTVADLQIMPADWIAQVHEAALVIDDVRLYELLNQIPQSEQQLAHALKDLVDNFNLETIVNLTYPQ from the coding sequence ATGAAAGCTTCAGACCTAGCTTTGTCAGAAAAGTTTGATATTACTAACTGCGATCGCGAACCTATTCACATACCTGGATTGATACAACCTCATGGAGTTCTGATAGTTTTACAAGAGCCAGAGTTAAAAATTATCCAAGTTAGTGAAAATACGAATGCTTTTTTCGGTCTCTCAGCAGAATCTTTAATTGGTAAACACTTAAGCTACTTAATATCACCTGAGCAAGTAAGTAAAATTCAAAGCTTCTTCACCCAAGAGAATCAAGTACTTATTCAACTACTGAAAATAAATCATCAAATTCTCAATAGTAACCATGAAATTGCTGAATTACTTAAGTCTGTATTTTTCTTAAGTATTATCCATCGCTGTGAGGGAGTTTTAATTTTAGAACTAGAACCTCAAGTATCAAAAGCGACGAGTAATTATTTAGAAAATTATCAAGTATTAGAAAAAGCCGTTAACAACATCCGTAATTCTAAGACTTTAGCAGAACTATATGAAAATATTACTCATGAATTGAGACAAATTACGCAGTTTGACAGGGTGGTGATTTACAAATTTGAAGCAGATAACAGTGGAGTGATTATAGCCGAAGATAAACAAAGTCATTTAGATAGCTACTTAGGACTACATTATCCAGCTTCCGATATTCCAGCGCAAGCGCGAAGACTTTATTATCAAAAATGGCTGCGACTCATCCCAGATGTTAATTATCAACCTGTGCAATTAATTCCTACAAATAATCCCCTCACAGGTACACCACTCGATTTAAGCGATGCTGTATTGAGAAGCGTTTCACCCTTACATATAGAGTATTTACAAAATATGGGTGTGGCGGCTACTGTTTGTGTTTCCTTGATTAATGAAAATAGGCTTTGGGGTTTGATAGCTTGTCACCATTACACACCTAAAAATGTTGATTATGAAGTTCGCAAAGTGTGTGAATTTATTGGCAAGTTTGCATCAGTAGAATTGCTGAATCAACAAGAGCGATCGCTCTATTCGTACCGCCAACAAGTCAAGCTAATTCAAGAACAGTTAAGACAAGCATTATCAGATGACTCTGAATACATTGGTGGTGTGTTTAAACGCAATGAAACTAACTTATTGAATTTAGTACAAGCACAAGGGGCGGCGATATTATTAGCGGGACAACTAACCCTACTGGGAGTTACGCCAACGGTATCAGATACGCAAGCGATCGTTAGTTGGCTGATGAGCCAAAATACTCAAGAAATTATTTATACAGATTCCTTACCTCAACTCTATCCCAAAGCTGGAGACTTTAAAGATAAAGCTTGTGGTTTATTAGCAATTTCAATTGTTCTCAATCACAGTTCTTATCACATTATCTGGTTTAGAGCAGAGCAAATTCATACAGTTAATTGGGCAGGTAATCCTCATAAACCAGTGACTATTGATCCAGATAATAGCCTGCGTTTGTCTCCGCGTAAATCATTTGAATTGTGGAAAGAAACAGTCAAAGATAAATCATTACCGTGGCAACATTTTGATATTGAAGTTGCTCACGAAATGAAAAATAATTTGATGCTGGCTGCATTAGAGTTTTCTCATACAGCACTCAAACAAGCCGCAGAACATGCAGAAATTGCTAACCGCGCCAAGAGCCAATTTCTAGCTAAGATGAGTCATGAATTACGCACGCCACTTAATGCTATTTTAGGCTTTACCCAACTTATCGCCCGTAATCAATCTTTATCCCATGAAGATAGAGAAAATCTCGACATTATTAGTAGGAGTGGTGAACATCTATTAGGGTTAATTAATGATGTTTTAGAAATGTCTAAAATAGAAGCTGGACAATTAACCCTGAATGAAAACTATTTTGACCTACATCGGCTGCTTTACTCAATTCGGGAGATGTTTGCCTTAAAAGCGGCAGAAAAAGGGTTATATTTAAGTATTTATTTAAGTCCAGAAGTTAATCAATATGTTTGTGGAGATGAAAACAAACTCAGCCAAATATTAATTAACCTCATCGGTAATGCCATCAAATTCACAGTTATTGGTCATGTTGCGCTCAAAGTTTATTATCCGCCTGATTGTGCAGTATCTACAGGCAAAGTAATAATTGAATTTGAAGTTGAAGATACAGGACTAGGAATTGATTCTGAAGATATAGAGTTAATTTTTGATGCTTTTGTACAAGCCAAAAGTGGACGACAATTTACACAAGGTACAGGTTTAGGTTTACCTATTAGCCGCCAGTTTGCCAGACTGATGGGAGGCGAGGTAACAGTCAAGAGTATTTTAAATCAAGGTACAACTTTTACTTGCCGTATCCAACTAACTGTAGCAGAAACAGTTGATGTGCTTCCTCTAGCACAAATTACGAGGAGAGTCATCGGTTTAGAGCCTGGACAACCGCATTATCGAATTCTCATTGTTGAGGATATTCAAGAAAATCGGCAACTGATGGTCAAACTTTTGGAGTCTGTGGGTTTTGAAGTTTGTGCTGCGGAAAACGGTTTACAAGCTCTTAATATCTGCAAGGAATGGCAACCGCACCTGATTTGGATGGATATCCAAATGCCTGTATTAAATGGGTATGAGGCAACTAATCAAATTAGAGCTATGCCGCAAGGAAAAAACATAGCAATTATTGCTTTAACAGCAAATGTTTTTGAGGAAGATAGAAAAGCTGTTTTAAAAGTTGGCTTTGATGATTTTGTCGCTAAACCTTTTGAAGAAACAACTCTTTTCGACAAAATGTCAGACTGTCTTGGTGTGCGTTATATTTATGCCGAAAGTTCCCCCCAAAAGTTACCTGAACCAAAGAAAATATCTCTACAGTTAACAGTAGCAGATTTGCAAATTATGCCAGCCGACTGGATTGCTCAAGTTCATGAAGCGGCTCTGGTGATTGATGATGTAAGACTCTATGAGTTGCTCAATCAAATTCCCCAAAGTGAACAACAACTTGCTCATGCTTTAAAAGATTTAGTTGATAACTTTAATTTAGAAACTATCGTTAATCTTACCTATCCCCAATAA
- a CDS encoding response regulator codes for MYIPQYFNESGPILLVDDTPDNLRLLSKILESKGFKVRKTVSGKMAIQAAQIEPPDLILLDINMPEINGYEVCRQLKSQEKTAHIPIIFISALDQAIDKVKAFDIGGADYITKPFQEAEVVARVTHQLIIHHQQQQLQTQNQKLQQEVRQRQQVEANLKKIQRVYEEKVVELTNQLQRSLELVDKIQLITTKLHDSLAEADIWQLVVQELAVSLELESCCLTSCEPEFYNCAITHQYVNTQDSQVGHLIESLVNSPKFYQQLAPEDITQFCLWKPNSTQEEERQQTILIYSLFDTYGIFGNLWLLKKNAEMFSELEIRLVKEVVYHCALALRQSRLHPGTSSIVGECVL; via the coding sequence ATGTATATACCTCAATATTTTAATGAATCAGGACCTATTTTACTTGTTGATGATACCCCCGATAATCTACGGTTATTATCAAAGATTTTGGAATCTAAAGGCTTTAAGGTAAGAAAAACTGTAAGCGGTAAGATGGCAATTCAAGCGGCACAAATAGAGCCTCCTGATTTAATTTTACTCGACATTAATATGCCAGAAATCAACGGTTATGAAGTTTGCCGACAGTTGAAATCCCAAGAAAAAACTGCCCATATTCCGATTATTTTTATTAGTGCCTTAGACCAAGCTATAGATAAAGTGAAAGCTTTTGATATTGGTGGCGCAGATTACATTACCAAGCCTTTTCAAGAAGCCGAGGTTGTAGCTAGAGTGACGCACCAATTAATTATTCACCACCAGCAACAACAACTGCAAACACAAAACCAAAAATTACAGCAAGAAGTTCGCCAACGCCAACAGGTAGAAGCAAACTTAAAAAAAATACAGCGAGTTTATGAGGAGAAAGTTGTAGAATTGACCAATCAACTACAGCGATCGCTAGAATTAGTAGACAAAATACAACTCATCACGACTAAGCTGCATGATAGCTTGGCAGAAGCTGATATTTGGCAATTGGTAGTGCAAGAGTTAGCGGTGAGCTTAGAGCTAGAGAGTTGTTGTTTAACTAGCTGCGAACCAGAATTTTACAACTGCGCTATTACCCATCAATATGTGAACACTCAAGATAGTCAAGTCGGTCATCTGATTGAGTCATTGGTAAACTCGCCCAAATTTTATCAACAATTAGCGCCAGAAGATATTACTCAATTCTGCTTGTGGAAACCGAACTCAACCCAAGAGGAGGAACGCCAACAGACAATTCTCATCTACTCACTTTTTGACACCTACGGTATTTTCGGTAACTTGTGGCTGTTGAAGAAAAATGCAGAAATGTTCTCAGAATTGGAAATTCGCCTAGTCAAAGAGGTAGTTTATCACTGTGCGTTAGCCCTGCGTCAATCCCGACTTCATCCAGGTACATCAAGTATTGTTGGTGAATGTGTTTTATAA
- a CDS encoding KTSC domain-containing protein: MKLSKIDLSNLVAISHSDGCLQLLLDKGHEFEFLEIPAPIQAYEGLQELNEIVAEANALPYEEAAIAMLPVNSSMATAVGYDSEEQVLQVEFYNGAVYQYSGIEAETWEDLQAADSIGQFFNQEIKGKYECDRLDEICDFNQCNY; this comes from the coding sequence ATGAAACTATCCAAGATAGACTTGAGCAATTTAGTAGCTATCTCTCACTCTGATGGATGTTTGCAATTGTTGCTCGATAAAGGTCATGAATTTGAGTTTTTAGAAATTCCCGCACCAATACAAGCTTATGAAGGCTTGCAAGAACTGAACGAAATTGTCGCTGAAGCTAATGCACTTCCTTATGAAGAAGCAGCAATTGCTATGTTACCTGTGAACTCATCAATGGCGACAGCTGTTGGTTACGATAGCGAGGAACAGGTATTGCAGGTGGAATTTTACAATGGTGCAGTTTATCAATATTCGGGTATAGAAGCAGAAACTTGGGAAGATTTACAAGCAGCAGACTCTATTGGTCAGTTTTTTAATCAAGAGATTAAAGGTAAATATGAGTGTGACCGTTTAGATGAGATATGTGATTTTAATCAATGTAATTATTAA
- a CDS encoding tetratricopeptide repeat protein — MTSKNQFVVSLILKGALIFSPLLLCADISRGQTPSTTQQQIVAQALTNQEREELTKLRADKKERAQIQADFEQAFSRTTILLNIWLVILSLFPVAIIALFWLLRRVAIREIVNRAMSQFEGVEKLENQLVIVKQDAENLIQDAKNINRVLEKETEALQQKIKIEQENLSFATSELLQAKTDNLAQITAEIGNFQSKIETLVLDFTNRLSQSELDTQKQRDITLENIFQIESLLSSQLVELQNKAEEHQKLVLGNIDNTRVDFNNNLLNIQSETQQHRNNIIDNLNRWQAELQQDLQQQKDIQIRNIQEVASSFNSQVNELQLAAQNEKDSLGNNFNQLQSDVQLEKDRVLQSLEELKSLFQAQVSELQVQTQQELTRFQSEFASYISELKINAENSKTQIITELEKSGSEFVSQFSEIQSNAQQQKFLILEKLEQLKTEFINQISEIQLDAQQSKDEILQELVANQPAVVLESQPIKETQPEESINETEQPQVRFDECVEQGDSLFSQKLYEEAIAYYEQAVKIQADDSVAWFKRGLTLARLKRFKDAIKSYNQAIKIQPDYYQAWCDLGVAFGYIRRHQEAFAAFDKATQVKPDDGVVWLNRGLALIELEAYEDAIASFNQALKLQPESPKIWDKRGYCLVRLGFDDEAIIAFDKALEIKPDYASAYYNKAACYALQKEVNLALANLQQAIIINPRYKEDAANDIDFDEIADNEGFIQLIT; from the coding sequence ATGACGAGCAAGAATCAATTTGTTGTATCCCTGATTTTGAAAGGTGCTTTAATCTTTTCGCCGTTGCTGCTGTGTGCTGATATTAGCCGTGGACAGACACCATCAACCACGCAACAACAAATTGTTGCTCAAGCACTCACAAATCAGGAACGAGAAGAATTAACGAAGTTGCGTGCAGATAAAAAAGAACGCGCACAAATTCAAGCTGATTTTGAGCAAGCTTTCAGCCGTACAACCATCCTCCTCAATATCTGGTTAGTTATCCTGAGCTTATTTCCTGTCGCTATCATCGCTTTATTTTGGTTATTGCGCCGAGTTGCCATTCGGGAAATCGTGAATCGAGCAATGTCTCAATTTGAGGGAGTAGAAAAGTTAGAAAATCAGTTAGTTATTGTGAAACAAGATGCCGAAAACCTCATCCAAGATGCTAAAAATATTAATCGGGTCTTAGAAAAAGAAACTGAAGCTTTACAACAAAAAATTAAAATCGAACAAGAAAATCTATCTTTTGCTACATCTGAATTGTTACAAGCTAAAACAGATAACTTAGCACAAATCACAGCAGAGATTGGCAATTTTCAGAGCAAGATAGAAACTTTAGTTTTGGACTTTACCAACAGGCTTTCTCAATCTGAGTTAGATACGCAAAAGCAAAGAGATATAACCCTAGAGAATATATTTCAGATAGAATCACTCCTTAGTAGCCAACTTGTCGAACTACAAAACAAAGCTGAGGAACACCAAAAGTTAGTTTTAGGAAACATAGATAATACTAGAGTTGACTTTAATAATAATTTATTAAATATACAATCTGAAACTCAACAACATAGAAATAACATTATTGATAACTTAAATCGCTGGCAAGCAGAATTACAGCAAGATTTACAACAACAAAAAGATATTCAGATAAGAAATATCCAAGAAGTAGCAAGTAGTTTTAATTCTCAAGTTAACGAATTGCAATTAGCAGCCCAAAATGAAAAAGATAGCCTGGGCAATAATTTCAATCAGTTGCAGTCAGATGTGCAGCTAGAAAAGGATAGGGTTTTACAAAGTTTAGAGGAATTGAAAAGTTTATTCCAAGCTCAAGTGTCTGAATTACAAGTGCAAACACAACAAGAGTTAACCCGATTTCAATCAGAGTTTGCATCATATATATCTGAACTAAAAATAAATGCCGAAAATAGCAAAACTCAAATAATTACAGAATTAGAAAAATCTGGCTCAGAGTTTGTTTCCCAATTTTCGGAAATACAATCTAACGCTCAACAACAAAAATTTCTGATTCTAGAAAAGCTAGAACAATTAAAAACAGAGTTTATCAACCAAATCTCAGAAATACAATTAGATGCTCAACAAAGCAAGGATGAAATTTTACAAGAATTAGTGGCAAATCAACCTGCTGTAGTTTTAGAATCGCAACCAATAAAAGAAACTCAGCCGGAAGAATCAATAAATGAAACAGAACAGCCACAAGTCAGATTTGATGAGTGTGTTGAACAGGGAGATAGTCTGTTTTCTCAAAAGCTTTACGAAGAAGCGATCGCCTATTACGAACAAGCTGTTAAAATTCAAGCTGATGACTCTGTAGCTTGGTTTAAACGTGGTCTTACTCTGGCAAGGTTAAAGCGTTTCAAAGATGCGATAAAATCCTACAATCAAGCGATTAAAATTCAACCAGACTATTATCAAGCTTGGTGTGATTTAGGTGTAGCCTTTGGCTATATCCGTCGCCATCAGGAAGCATTCGCAGCCTTTGACAAAGCCACACAAGTTAAACCTGATGATGGAGTTGTTTGGTTAAATCGCGGTTTGGCTCTGATAGAATTGGAAGCATACGAAGATGCGATCGCATCTTTTAACCAAGCCTTAAAATTGCAACCAGAATCCCCTAAAATCTGGGATAAGCGTGGCTATTGCTTAGTTAGATTAGGTTTTGATGATGAGGCAATAATTGCTTTTGATAAGGCACTAGAAATTAAACCAGACTATGCCAGTGCTTATTATAATAAAGCCGCTTGTTATGCTCTGCAAAAAGAAGTTAACTTAGCTTTAGCCAATTTGCAACAAGCAATTATTATCAATCCTCGATATAAAGAAGATGCTGCAAATGATATAGATTTTGATGAAATTGCAGATAATGAAGGATTTATACAATTAATTACATGA
- a CDS encoding universal stress protein, which translates to MFNKILVAVNNTEVGKQVFEKAVSLAVATNAELLLLHVVSPFDEDYLNPDSIETRSSYKTPTDAVEYYIGQWNTLKQEGIDFLTLLTNQAIAKGVTVDFTQELGEPSRLICEIARSWNADLIILGRRGLHGLSEFLLGSVSNYVLHHAPCSVLTVQGISTATPETPMTLK; encoded by the coding sequence ATGTTTAACAAAATTTTGGTGGCGGTAAACAATACTGAAGTGGGTAAGCAGGTATTCGAGAAAGCTGTATCTTTGGCGGTGGCGACTAATGCTGAATTGTTGTTGCTACACGTTGTCTCACCTTTTGATGAAGATTACTTGAATCCTGACTCAATAGAAACGCGCAGTTCTTATAAAACTCCAACTGATGCTGTTGAGTATTACATAGGTCAATGGAACACGCTTAAGCAAGAGGGGATAGACTTTTTGACACTGCTGACTAATCAGGCGATCGCTAAAGGTGTCACAGTTGATTTTACTCAAGAATTGGGTGAGCCTAGTCGCTTGATTTGTGAAATTGCCCGGAGTTGGAATGCTGACTTAATTATTCTCGGTCGTCGGGGTTTACATGGTTTGAGTGAGTTTCTACTGGGTAGTGTTAGCAATTATGTTTTACATCATGCTCCTTGTTCAGTGTTGACGGTGCAAGGAATTAGCACCGCCACCCCAGAAACCCCAATGACTCTAAAGTAA